One window of the Eucalyptus grandis isolate ANBG69807.140 chromosome 8, ASM1654582v1, whole genome shotgun sequence genome contains the following:
- the LOC104415532 gene encoding putative uncharacterized protein DDB_G0277003 isoform X2: MISLKDDNTVKGNVRALKYISFLFPDDANCEDAMVRKMVVPLHCSLNMLEGDTGCSIWPASLFLSEFILSFPDMFSSKTCFEVGSGVGLVGICLSHVKASKVILSDGDLSTLSNMKLNLKMNQMSTEDDEPVTSECLDSVKCLHLPWECASESILQGLKPDIILGADVIYDPLCLPHLVRVLSILLDKTKSSSRLPGVGCGGAIGSSHDYSDGCGSHDVVAACNSAGYAGPTEHPMAYFSSVIRNANTFDHFLALVDKENLAITDLTGTLQPASLLPYMQSYDRLSMRLLKLSSK; this comes from the exons ATGATTTCTTTAAAG GATGACAACACGGTCAAAGGGAATGTGAGGGCtttgaaatatatttcttttcttttcccagatg ATGCAAATTGTGAGGATGCAATGGTAAGGAAAATGGTGGTTCCTCTGCATTGTTCTCTCAACATGCTTGAAGGAGATACAGG GTGCTCGATCTGGCCAGCCAGTCTATTTTTGTCAGAGTTCATACTTTCCTTTCCGGATATGTTCTCCAGCAAAACATGTTTTGAA GTTGGCTCGGGGGTTGGCTTAGTTGGTATCTGTCTCTCCCATGTGAAAGCTTCCAAG GTAATATTAAGTGATGGTGACCTATCAACCTTAAGCAACATGAAgcttaatttgaagatgaatcaaatgAGCACGGAAGATGATGAGCCAGTAACTTCGGAATGTTTAGATTCT GTAAAATGTTTACACCTGCCTTGGGAATGTGCATCTGAGAGCATACTTCAGGGATTGAAACCAGATATAAT CTTAGGTGCTGATGTAATATACGACCCGTTGTGCCTGCCACACCTTGTGCGCGTGCTCTCCATTCTTTTGGATAAAACGAAGTCATCTTCACGACTCCCAGGAGTAGGCTGCGGTGGTGCAATTGGCAGTTCACATGATTATAGCGATGGATGTGGTTCCCATGATGTTGTGGCAGCTTGCAACAGTGCAGGATATGCTGGTCCCACTGAGCATCCGATGGCTTACTTTTCATCCGTCATCCGCAATGCCAATACTTTCGATCACTTTCTTGCTTTAGTCGACAAGGAAAACCTTGCCATCACAGACCTGACCGGAACTCTTCAACCTGCCAGTTTGCTTCCTTACATGCAATCATACGATAGATTGAGCATGCGACTGCTCAAGCTCTCAAGCAAATGA
- the LOC104415532 gene encoding putative uncharacterized protein DDB_G0277003 isoform X4: MVRKMVVPLHCSLNMLEGDTGCSIWPASLFLSEFILSFPDMFSSKTCFEVGSGVGLVGICLSHVKASKVILSDGDLSTLSNMKLNLKMNQMSTEDDEPVTSECLDSFDHAQIGGIRTEIDIISSPQVKCLHLPWECASESILQGLKPDIILGADVIYDPLCLPHLVRVLSILLDKTKSSSRLPGVGCGGAIGSSHDYSDGCGSHDVVAACNSAGYAGPTEHPMAYFSSVIRNANTFDHFLALVDKENLAITDLTGTLQPASLLPYMQSYDRLSMRLLKLSSK; the protein is encoded by the exons ATGGTAAGGAAAATGGTGGTTCCTCTGCATTGTTCTCTCAACATGCTTGAAGGAGATACAGG GTGCTCGATCTGGCCAGCCAGTCTATTTTTGTCAGAGTTCATACTTTCCTTTCCGGATATGTTCTCCAGCAAAACATGTTTTGAA GTTGGCTCGGGGGTTGGCTTAGTTGGTATCTGTCTCTCCCATGTGAAAGCTTCCAAG GTAATATTAAGTGATGGTGACCTATCAACCTTAAGCAACATGAAgcttaatttgaagatgaatcaaatgAGCACGGAAGATGATGAGCCAGTAACTTCGGAATGTTTAGATTCT TTTGACCATGCGCAAATTGGAGGAATAAGAACTGAAATTGATATCATTTCCTCGCCCCAGGTAAAATGTTTACACCTGCCTTGGGAATGTGCATCTGAGAGCATACTTCAGGGATTGAAACCAGATATAAT CTTAGGTGCTGATGTAATATACGACCCGTTGTGCCTGCCACACCTTGTGCGCGTGCTCTCCATTCTTTTGGATAAAACGAAGTCATCTTCACGACTCCCAGGAGTAGGCTGCGGTGGTGCAATTGGCAGTTCACATGATTATAGCGATGGATGTGGTTCCCATGATGTTGTGGCAGCTTGCAACAGTGCAGGATATGCTGGTCCCACTGAGCATCCGATGGCTTACTTTTCATCCGTCATCCGCAATGCCAATACTTTCGATCACTTTCTTGCTTTAGTCGACAAGGAAAACCTTGCCATCACAGACCTGACCGGAACTCTTCAACCTGCCAGTTTGCTTCCTTACATGCAATCATACGATAGATTGAGCATGCGACTGCTCAAGCTCTCAAGCAAATGA
- the LOC104415532 gene encoding putative uncharacterized protein DDB_G0277003 isoform X1, with product MISLKDDNTVKGNVRALKYISFLFPDDANCEDAMVRKMVVPLHCSLNMLEGDTGCSIWPASLFLSEFILSFPDMFSSKTCFEVGSGVGLVGICLSHVKASKVILSDGDLSTLSNMKLNLKMNQMSTEDDEPVTSECLDSFDHAQIGGIRTEIDIISSPQVKCLHLPWECASESILQGLKPDIILGADVIYDPLCLPHLVRVLSILLDKTKSSSRLPGVGCGGAIGSSHDYSDGCGSHDVVAACNSAGYAGPTEHPMAYFSSVIRNANTFDHFLALVDKENLAITDLTGTLQPASLLPYMQSYDRLSMRLLKLSSK from the exons ATGATTTCTTTAAAG GATGACAACACGGTCAAAGGGAATGTGAGGGCtttgaaatatatttcttttcttttcccagatg ATGCAAATTGTGAGGATGCAATGGTAAGGAAAATGGTGGTTCCTCTGCATTGTTCTCTCAACATGCTTGAAGGAGATACAGG GTGCTCGATCTGGCCAGCCAGTCTATTTTTGTCAGAGTTCATACTTTCCTTTCCGGATATGTTCTCCAGCAAAACATGTTTTGAA GTTGGCTCGGGGGTTGGCTTAGTTGGTATCTGTCTCTCCCATGTGAAAGCTTCCAAG GTAATATTAAGTGATGGTGACCTATCAACCTTAAGCAACATGAAgcttaatttgaagatgaatcaaatgAGCACGGAAGATGATGAGCCAGTAACTTCGGAATGTTTAGATTCT TTTGACCATGCGCAAATTGGAGGAATAAGAACTGAAATTGATATCATTTCCTCGCCCCAGGTAAAATGTTTACACCTGCCTTGGGAATGTGCATCTGAGAGCATACTTCAGGGATTGAAACCAGATATAAT CTTAGGTGCTGATGTAATATACGACCCGTTGTGCCTGCCACACCTTGTGCGCGTGCTCTCCATTCTTTTGGATAAAACGAAGTCATCTTCACGACTCCCAGGAGTAGGCTGCGGTGGTGCAATTGGCAGTTCACATGATTATAGCGATGGATGTGGTTCCCATGATGTTGTGGCAGCTTGCAACAGTGCAGGATATGCTGGTCCCACTGAGCATCCGATGGCTTACTTTTCATCCGTCATCCGCAATGCCAATACTTTCGATCACTTTCTTGCTTTAGTCGACAAGGAAAACCTTGCCATCACAGACCTGACCGGAACTCTTCAACCTGCCAGTTTGCTTCCTTACATGCAATCATACGATAGATTGAGCATGCGACTGCTCAAGCTCTCAAGCAAATGA
- the LOC104415532 gene encoding putative uncharacterized protein DDB_G0277003 isoform X6, with translation MISLKDDNTVKGNVRALKYISFLFPDDANCEDAMVRKMVVPLHCSLNMLEGDTGCSIWPASLFLSEFILSFPDMFSSKTCFEVGSGVGLVGICLSHVKASKVKCLHLPWECASESILQGLKPDIILGADVIYDPLCLPHLVRVLSILLDKTKSSSRLPGVGCGGAIGSSHDYSDGCGSHDVVAACNSAGYAGPTEHPMAYFSSVIRNANTFDHFLALVDKENLAITDLTGTLQPASLLPYMQSYDRLSMRLLKLSSK, from the exons ATGATTTCTTTAAAG GATGACAACACGGTCAAAGGGAATGTGAGGGCtttgaaatatatttcttttcttttcccagatg ATGCAAATTGTGAGGATGCAATGGTAAGGAAAATGGTGGTTCCTCTGCATTGTTCTCTCAACATGCTTGAAGGAGATACAGG GTGCTCGATCTGGCCAGCCAGTCTATTTTTGTCAGAGTTCATACTTTCCTTTCCGGATATGTTCTCCAGCAAAACATGTTTTGAA GTTGGCTCGGGGGTTGGCTTAGTTGGTATCTGTCTCTCCCATGTGAAAGCTTCCAAG GTAAAATGTTTACACCTGCCTTGGGAATGTGCATCTGAGAGCATACTTCAGGGATTGAAACCAGATATAAT CTTAGGTGCTGATGTAATATACGACCCGTTGTGCCTGCCACACCTTGTGCGCGTGCTCTCCATTCTTTTGGATAAAACGAAGTCATCTTCACGACTCCCAGGAGTAGGCTGCGGTGGTGCAATTGGCAGTTCACATGATTATAGCGATGGATGTGGTTCCCATGATGTTGTGGCAGCTTGCAACAGTGCAGGATATGCTGGTCCCACTGAGCATCCGATGGCTTACTTTTCATCCGTCATCCGCAATGCCAATACTTTCGATCACTTTCTTGCTTTAGTCGACAAGGAAAACCTTGCCATCACAGACCTGACCGGAACTCTTCAACCTGCCAGTTTGCTTCCTTACATGCAATCATACGATAGATTGAGCATGCGACTGCTCAAGCTCTCAAGCAAATGA